A single region of the Pseudomonas sp. GGS8 genome encodes:
- a CDS encoding bifunctional diguanylate cyclase/phosphodiesterase, giving the protein MIYAFTFHITVNLIVGLALWLVWMRVPRQGFTRLLGINFVAQTFGGVAYFLWHQPEFLVHSVGVALVLSIAVLSQVTMAAGLRELIGRPLSRVQCLGIGLALTPAFLATILGFGLETTQGFFACCNVVLGLSALRWLWNQGRTERLVGVLLVLLGLNQFTYAVGGEALLAQQACVAAGLRLVLGIGLLHAALYRASIESSRLREQLHYLTEHSHQGVAVIRGNHVLYANEALLRIYGVSHTSAFEAFRKEMPPTLREIVDIRHRALLDGSLQYDQWEGERQRSDGTLVRLMFSSWCVSWEGRPAEHLVVSDDTERFNAAKTLLHQATHDPVTGLPNRGALLQRLHELCAGTQPVALVWLDLDRFTQLTEAYGHAIGDNVLRAFAALLRAEFEPQTKITYLGENGFVLLLTQNVDLPALRELTQRLRDRMTRAITIGEQEIYMDASIGVARFPDTAANADSLLREASMAMHEAKQDPGTSVRWAKAGMERNSAIMLTEQAMRAGLNNAEFQLVYQPKVAAHGGALQSFEALARWHRPGYGVISPDDFIPVAERTGLIIPLGALLLEKACRQQSIWLRGGSRAVPVAVNVSPLQLQDPSFPDFVVRTLQTFALPAALLTLEVTETVAVRDAEQAHERITRLKDLGIKVALDDFGTGFSSLNLLRSMPLDAIKIDRSLIEAIPQHTASAVVRAICQLAAALELKVVAEGVETEAQAEGARAAGCHELQGYLFSRPLSPALAAEWLERSAKVIEVDQI; this is encoded by the coding sequence ATGATTTACGCATTCACGTTCCACATCACAGTCAATCTAATAGTCGGTCTAGCGCTCTGGCTGGTCTGGATGCGCGTGCCTCGGCAGGGCTTCACCCGTTTGCTAGGTATCAACTTCGTGGCACAGACCTTTGGTGGGGTCGCCTATTTTCTGTGGCACCAGCCGGAGTTCCTAGTCCATTCGGTCGGGGTCGCCTTGGTGCTCAGCATTGCGGTGTTGAGCCAGGTCACGATGGCTGCGGGCTTGCGGGAGCTGATCGGTCGGCCCTTGAGTCGTGTTCAATGCCTGGGCATCGGCCTGGCGCTGACGCCGGCCTTCCTGGCCACCATACTGGGCTTCGGGCTCGAAACCACTCAGGGCTTTTTTGCCTGCTGCAATGTTGTGCTAGGCCTTTCGGCATTACGGTGGCTGTGGAATCAAGGCCGCACCGAGCGCTTGGTCGGCGTGCTGCTCGTGCTGCTGGGGTTGAACCAGTTCACCTATGCAGTCGGTGGTGAGGCCCTGCTGGCGCAGCAAGCCTGTGTGGCCGCGGGCTTGCGCCTTGTGCTGGGTATCGGCCTGCTGCATGCAGCACTGTACCGCGCCAGCATCGAGTCGAGCCGGCTGCGCGAGCAACTGCACTACCTAACCGAGCATTCCCATCAGGGCGTGGCCGTCATCCGCGGCAACCATGTGTTGTATGCCAACGAGGCCCTGCTGCGTATCTATGGCGTGTCGCATACGAGCGCTTTCGAGGCCTTCCGGAAGGAGATGCCGCCGACGCTGCGGGAGATCGTCGACATAAGGCACCGGGCCTTGCTCGACGGCAGCCTGCAGTATGATCAATGGGAGGGCGAGCGCCAGCGTAGCGATGGCACGCTGGTGCGACTTATGTTTTCCTCCTGGTGTGTCAGCTGGGAGGGCCGGCCAGCCGAGCATCTGGTGGTCAGCGACGATACCGAGCGCTTCAACGCCGCCAAGACCTTGCTGCACCAGGCCACGCATGACCCGGTAACCGGCCTGCCCAACCGCGGCGCGCTGCTGCAGCGTCTGCACGAGCTCTGTGCCGGCACCCAGCCGGTAGCTTTGGTCTGGCTAGACCTGGACCGCTTCACCCAACTCACCGAAGCCTATGGTCATGCCATCGGCGACAATGTGCTGCGGGCCTTTGCCGCCCTGCTTCGCGCCGAGTTCGAACCGCAGACCAAAATCACCTATCTGGGAGAGAATGGGTTCGTCTTGCTGCTGACGCAAAACGTAGACCTGCCGGCGCTGCGCGAGCTGACTCAGCGCCTGCGCGACCGCATGACCCGCGCAATAACCATCGGCGAGCAAGAAATCTATATGGACGCGTCCATCGGCGTGGCGCGCTTCCCCGACACCGCGGCCAACGCCGACAGCCTGTTACGCGAGGCCAGCATGGCCATGCACGAGGCCAAGCAGGATCCTGGCACGTCGGTGCGCTGGGCCAAGGCAGGGATGGAGCGCAACAGCGCCATCATGCTGACCGAACAGGCTATGCGGGCCGGGTTGAACAACGCTGAGTTCCAGTTGGTCTACCAGCCCAAGGTAGCAGCTCATGGCGGCGCCCTCCAGAGCTTTGAAGCTCTGGCGCGCTGGCACCGACCGGGTTATGGGGTGATCAGTCCGGACGACTTCATTCCGGTGGCTGAGCGCACCGGTCTGATCATTCCGCTGGGCGCCTTACTGCTGGAGAAGGCCTGCCGCCAGCAGAGCATCTGGCTACGGGGCGGTAGCCGCGCCGTGCCGGTGGCCGTCAATGTCTCGCCCTTGCAGCTGCAGGACCCGAGCTTCCCCGACTTTGTTGTGCGCACCTTGCAGACCTTCGCCCTACCAGCGGCCCTACTGACTCTGGAGGTGACCGAGACCGTTGCAGTACGTGATGCCGAGCAGGCGCACGAGCGTATCACCCGACTCAAGGACCTGGGCATCAAGGTAGCGCTGGACGACTTCGGCACCGGCTTTTCCTCGCTGAATCTGCTACGCAGCATGCCGCTGGACGCGATCAAGATCGACCGCAGCCTGATCGAGGCCATACCCCAGCATACCGCCAGCGCGGTGGTGCGGGCGATCTGCCAGTTGGCTGCCGCGCTGGAACTTAAGGTGGTGGCCGAGGGTGTTGAGACGGAGGCCCAGGCCGAGGGGGCGCGCGCTGCCGGCTGCCATGAACTACAAGGCTATCTATTCAGCCGCCCACTCTCGCCAGCCCTGGCCGCTGAGTGGCTGGAGCGCTCTGCCAAAGTCATCGAGGTCGATCAGATCTAA
- a CDS encoding sensor domain-containing diguanylate cyclase yields the protein MTGSIRRLFERLNKHIHSFGMFFCLLMSVVIAGGLWLPDSSGYLRGLSGFALIVQALVLCLLHFSLRLRQIYSKRHLEELTERKSNIKALNARLRNLINAVAQVAVVTTDSLGRTLLFSDGAEKMFGFSREEMLGLDHIDILYAQGKIVGGGLAPGNPIHLPLTDTQLLHSLSKYDGSSLSVERTYRRKDGSHFIGELRRAEIIDADSGQVEHINVIIDVSERIALLNKISEGNAFLKRLTQRIPNVLYQYHLREEGESYFSYCSPSLEHVFELKPEEVLNIGFNQNPVFRRVHEEDLALIHAATMKSAETGEPWACDFRVNLPKKGTRWLRGESYAERQVDETLVWYGSFTDITELKGRETALRVQAITDELTGIYNRRYFMASLQQQVDLAHRYGSSFSLIVLDLDHFKSINDRWGHEGGDRVLKETCRLIGQRLRSSDVFCRIGGEEFAILCPSTQTEQAASLAESLRQSVASHVIASIGPVTASFGVACWQKRLDGQALLRLADEATYSAKQAGRNRVHVDFQ from the coding sequence ATGACTGGTTCGATACGGCGTCTCTTTGAGCGACTGAACAAGCACATCCATTCTTTTGGCATGTTCTTCTGTTTGCTCATGAGTGTCGTCATTGCCGGGGGGCTGTGGCTTCCCGATAGCAGCGGGTATTTACGTGGGCTGAGCGGGTTTGCCCTGATCGTTCAGGCGCTAGTGCTCTGCCTGCTGCATTTTTCGTTACGTCTTCGCCAAATATATTCTAAAAGGCACCTTGAGGAGCTGACTGAGCGCAAAAGTAATATCAAAGCCCTGAATGCACGCTTACGTAATCTGATAAACGCGGTGGCCCAAGTGGCCGTTGTTACTACGGACTCTCTCGGGCGCACTTTACTGTTCAGCGATGGTGCTGAAAAGATGTTTGGTTTCAGTCGCGAAGAAATGCTGGGGCTCGATCATATCGATATATTATATGCACAGGGAAAAATTGTTGGCGGTGGCCTCGCTCCAGGCAATCCGATTCATCTCCCGCTAACCGACACGCAGCTACTCCATTCACTGTCCAAGTATGATGGCTCGAGCTTAAGCGTCGAGCGGACCTACCGCCGCAAGGATGGCAGTCACTTTATCGGTGAGTTGCGACGTGCGGAGATCATTGATGCAGACTCCGGACAAGTTGAGCATATCAACGTCATCATCGATGTCAGCGAGCGGATCGCCCTGCTGAACAAAATCAGTGAAGGCAACGCCTTCTTGAAACGACTCACTCAACGCATTCCTAACGTGCTCTATCAGTACCATCTACGAGAGGAGGGCGAGAGTTATTTTTCCTACTGCAGTCCGAGTCTTGAACACGTTTTTGAGCTCAAACCTGAAGAGGTTCTCAATATCGGTTTCAACCAAAACCCCGTGTTCAGACGAGTCCACGAGGAAGACCTTGCGCTGATTCACGCGGCAACCATGAAGTCCGCCGAAACGGGCGAACCCTGGGCATGTGATTTTCGGGTCAACCTGCCGAAGAAGGGCACTCGTTGGTTGCGCGGCGAGTCTTATGCAGAACGACAGGTCGATGAGACGCTCGTCTGGTATGGCTCGTTCACCGATATCACTGAGCTGAAAGGCCGTGAGACGGCATTACGAGTGCAGGCTATCACGGACGAACTAACGGGCATTTACAATCGACGTTACTTTATGGCTAGCCTCCAACAACAGGTTGATCTGGCACACCGATACGGCTCCTCGTTTTCGCTGATCGTGTTGGATCTCGATCACTTCAAGTCGATCAATGATCGCTGGGGGCATGAAGGCGGCGATCGGGTGCTTAAGGAAACCTGTCGTCTGATTGGCCAGCGCTTACGCAGCAGCGATGTGTTCTGTCGCATCGGTGGCGAGGAGTTCGCAATTCTCTGTCCCTCCACCCAGACCGAGCAGGCCGCAAGTCTGGCCGAGTCCTTGCGCCAGTCGGTGGCCAGTCATGTCATTGCCTCGATAGGCCCGGTGACGGCAAGTTTTGGTGTCGCTTGTTGGCAAAAAAGGCTGGATGGGCAGGCGCTGTTGCGCCTGGCAGATGAAGCCACCTATAGCGCCAAGCAGGCAGGGCGTAATCGTGTTCATGTGGATTTTCAGTAA
- the bcsR gene encoding BcsR/BcsP family cellulose biosynthesis protein, with protein sequence MHSVDDDIKNLFSRFGASPDRYWDIGANHELTDEAKAVQSTSSNVTQKPENHRSPIPPPPLTLSQREH encoded by the coding sequence ATGCATAGCGTTGATGACGACATTAAAAATCTGTTCAGTCGATTCGGCGCAAGCCCCGACAGGTACTGGGACATTGGTGCGAATCACGAACTCACCGATGAAGCTAAAGCCGTGCAGTCCACCTCCTCCAATGTGACGCAAAAACCAGAGAACCACCGTTCCCCCATCCCCCCCCCGCCCTTAACACTTAGCCAACGCGAGCACTAA
- the bcsA gene encoding UDP-forming cellulose synthase catalytic subunit, whose amino-acid sequence MEGTPVWLEKSRTCLTAWPRPVRLALCVSTCAIGFLLMALVVTVPLDFEQQCAFAFICLAATLLIRVATGRLPILAMIALSLIASLRYLYWRLTSTLGFDGWLDCFFGYGLVATELYAMLIMLLGYLQTAWPLGRQPALLQTDPGEWPTVDVFIPTYNEPLDIVKLTVLAARAIDWPKDKLRVYVLDDGRREEFRTFCQQAGVGYITRDNNHHAKAGNLNEALKVTDGQYIAFFDADHIPTRAFLQVCMGWFLKNPKLALLQTPHFFFSPDPFEKNLRTFRSVPNEGELFYGLIQDGNDLWNASFFCGSCAVIRRPPLLEIGGIAVETVTEDAHTALKLNRCGYDTAYLAIPQAAGLATESLSRHINQRIRWARGMTQIFRTDNPLLGKGLNLGQRLCYLNAMLHFFYSLPRLVFLTAPLAYLMFDAHIFHASASMISAFVFPHIILSTLTNSRIQGRFRHSFWNEIYETVLAWHILRPVLMALINPKAGGFNVTDKGGVIEKTFFDWQQARPCIVLLVLNLVGLIFGVVGLMTQSSTPSTLLVNLAWTLYNLVIISAALGVASETRQVRSKPRVDAALPVQIHRADGTRIASVTRDFSESGLGFTLPAGTTLAPGEQIQIALARKTKSSLFPATVMFSQGSTVGAQFNELDLRQQSELVRLTFSRADIWVSTWGHSREDKPLVALGSVCLAGLKGIVGLLSAVTKETTSFLKVSRKQSKSLESSASAA is encoded by the coding sequence ATGGAAGGCACTCCTGTGTGGCTCGAAAAATCCAGGACTTGCCTGACCGCCTGGCCTCGCCCCGTGCGTCTGGCACTTTGTGTTTCGACCTGCGCAATTGGTTTCCTGCTGATGGCCCTCGTCGTAACAGTGCCATTGGACTTCGAACAACAGTGCGCTTTTGCTTTTATCTGCCTGGCTGCCACCCTGTTGATCAGAGTCGCCACAGGCAGGCTTCCAATCCTTGCGATGATAGCCCTGTCACTGATCGCTTCATTGCGCTACCTGTACTGGCGACTGACGTCCACGCTTGGCTTCGACGGCTGGCTGGACTGCTTCTTCGGCTATGGTCTGGTGGCCACTGAACTCTACGCCATGCTGATCATGCTGCTCGGCTACCTGCAGACCGCATGGCCACTAGGTCGCCAACCTGCCCTGCTGCAAACCGATCCCGGCGAATGGCCAACCGTTGATGTGTTCATCCCCACTTACAACGAGCCCTTGGACATCGTAAAGCTGACAGTACTGGCCGCCAGGGCTATCGACTGGCCCAAGGACAAACTCCGAGTCTATGTCCTGGATGACGGACGACGAGAGGAGTTCCGCACTTTTTGCCAGCAAGCTGGCGTTGGTTACATCACCCGCGACAATAACCACCATGCGAAGGCTGGCAACCTGAACGAAGCACTCAAGGTTACCGATGGCCAATACATTGCCTTTTTCGATGCCGACCACATACCTACTCGCGCCTTCTTGCAGGTGTGTATGGGCTGGTTTCTAAAAAACCCGAAGCTGGCACTGCTACAAACCCCCCACTTCTTTTTCTCACCCGATCCATTCGAGAAAAATCTGCGTACTTTCCGCTCCGTGCCCAACGAGGGAGAGCTTTTCTACGGACTCATCCAGGACGGAAACGATCTCTGGAATGCGAGTTTCTTCTGCGGTTCGTGTGCGGTCATCCGTCGTCCCCCGCTACTCGAAATCGGTGGCATAGCCGTTGAAACCGTCACCGAGGACGCGCACACAGCACTCAAGCTCAATCGTTGTGGTTATGACACTGCCTACCTTGCCATTCCTCAGGCGGCGGGCCTGGCAACAGAAAGCCTGTCCCGCCACATCAATCAACGCATTCGCTGGGCTCGGGGAATGACCCAGATTTTCCGCACCGACAATCCGTTACTCGGCAAAGGCTTAAACCTCGGTCAGCGGTTGTGTTATCTGAACGCCATGCTGCATTTTTTCTACAGCCTCCCGCGCCTGGTTTTTCTCACAGCACCACTGGCTTACCTGATGTTTGATGCCCATATATTCCATGCTTCCGCATCAATGATCAGCGCCTTTGTGTTCCCCCACATTATTCTGTCCACGCTGACCAACTCCCGTATCCAGGGTCGGTTTCGACACTCGTTCTGGAATGAGATCTACGAAACAGTATTGGCATGGCACATTTTACGCCCGGTACTTATGGCTCTCATCAACCCAAAAGCCGGCGGTTTTAACGTAACCGATAAAGGCGGGGTGATTGAAAAGACGTTTTTTGACTGGCAACAGGCCCGCCCCTGCATCGTGCTGTTGGTCCTTAATCTGGTGGGGCTGATCTTCGGTGTCGTCGGGCTTATGACCCAAAGCAGTACTCCCAGCACACTACTGGTGAATCTGGCCTGGACGCTCTACAACCTTGTGATTATCAGCGCCGCGCTGGGCGTCGCCAGCGAAACCCGGCAGGTTCGCTCAAAACCAAGAGTAGACGCGGCCTTACCAGTGCAAATCCATCGTGCCGATGGAACTCGAATTGCTAGCGTTACTCGGGACTTTTCAGAAAGTGGCTTAGGCTTCACCTTGCCGGCAGGAACAACGCTTGCTCCGGGAGAGCAGATACAAATAGCACTAGCGCGCAAGACTAAATCCAGCCTCTTCCCGGCCACCGTCATGTTCAGCCAGGGATCGACCGTTGGCGCACAGTTCAATGAACTCGACTTGCGCCAACAGAGCGAACTGGTTCGCCTGACCTTTTCAAGAGCGGACATATGGGTCTCAACCTGGGGGCATAGTCGAGAGGACAAACCTCTAGTAGCGTTGGGTAGCGTCTGCCTGGCGGGCCTTAAAGGCATAGTGGGGCTACTCAGTGCGGTTACCAAGGAAACGACCAGTTTCCTGAAGGTCAGTCGCAAGCAATCAAAATCACTCGAAAGCTCGGCGAGCGCCGCATGA